A region of Streptomyces sp. NBC_01788 DNA encodes the following proteins:
- a CDS encoding lipopolysaccharide biosynthesis protein, protein MSDTTTTTEASATGPEAPEQPGRRLRLPGRGRSPGGNPLFRNAYALMLNTGISAVLGLGYWLVAARYYSDDAVGQGSAAIAAMKLLAGLTAVTLTGALARFIPISGRATRHLIARTYMGSSVIVACAAGVFLLTLDVWGPSYRFLHGLAHGLGFVVAVMAWNLLTLQDGVLTGLRSAPWVPVGNTAFSAVKLALLVGLAAAIPTTGVFVSWVAAIAFSIVPLGWLVFRRLVPRHVRATEDHAQPPTAKELGRFLAGDYTGSLFSLAVVYLVPVIIAAQVSSADNAYFYITTTIGGTVNLLAINMGASLTVEGSHDPARLAANTRAALKRMARIMLPICGLLFLLAPYILRVFGEGYANAATPLLRWFAVGALLRVVMETYFAVLRAQSRTAGLAWLQGLLCALVLGLTLLLLPRMGLTGAGVAEISSLAVIVAIAAPKLYRTVRPRPAVGVPDDTAPDGDLADLGAREAPARTAPHRTPAWALESDTLALGIHADFDHVERRPDVRPGPGTPPAGTPGRPPAGPHGPQALGLPVQELGPAGGPEVDAPFGTEERAVVPDGTHTTGDSADVPEAASADRSVVEAAAPAEEASAEETGLARGGGPGLSWRERLVPTRAGVLLGCLLITALLLYWVPALRLGDSDLDRMGGLGLISVLPLPTLAGAALLTGVFAALLWLRREHRTLLLVTLVATVVSLHALPAVIESAPRFATAWQHLGFIDFIDRTGSAVPDLDARWSWPGFFAVAALVARACGLNDFTEVIRWWPLTVQLLYLPPMFLLTRSLRASWRARWTGVWIFVLSGWVGQDYFSPQGFTYLLYLAFVAILLVWFRAPRMLWTTARPGEAEVEPADRRQRAVLLLVVIGLFAASVPAHQLTPFVMLGVLAVLVLVRRSELRGLPVLFAVMAAFWLGFMAEPYWSGHFDELFGGVGGVGSNVSTSVSGRIQGGDSTHQLVLYARVLLAGSVMAAACWGWWRRREHKYRERSLLVLTFVPFLGFGMQSYGGEMALRVFMFALPGAALLAALALFPRTGATAEERDKDRVSLAPLAALMAGLLLMGGFLVARWGNETFERIRPGEVAAMDYVYAHDRPTVRLLWLSNDPATNVTPAMPWGARDMERVDYVPTLAPADPVLVSGLVESLKDAGPNAYLMINRSQVTYLRMDVGYSAAWESRLVRNLDDRRELRKVLANDDVTLYELRERPGGPVPEPHPGPIGPKVTWTPWSVAGGLAALALTVMLTARELVRVAMRPSVRRLRWLRSSFWFSLPLLAVLFASLVQRFLTLGGG, encoded by the coding sequence GTGTCTGACACGACCACCACCACCGAGGCATCGGCCACCGGGCCGGAGGCGCCCGAGCAGCCGGGGCGCCGTCTGCGACTGCCCGGCCGGGGCCGGTCCCCCGGCGGCAACCCGCTGTTCCGCAACGCCTACGCGCTGATGCTCAACACCGGGATCTCCGCGGTGCTGGGCCTCGGCTACTGGCTGGTCGCCGCCCGCTACTACTCCGACGACGCCGTCGGCCAGGGCTCGGCCGCCATCGCCGCCATGAAGCTCCTCGCCGGGCTGACCGCGGTCACCCTCACCGGCGCCCTGGCCCGCTTCATCCCGATCTCCGGCCGTGCCACACGGCATCTCATCGCCCGCACGTACATGGGCAGTTCGGTGATCGTGGCGTGCGCGGCCGGGGTGTTCCTGCTCACCCTCGACGTGTGGGGACCGTCGTACCGCTTCCTGCACGGACTCGCCCACGGTCTCGGTTTCGTCGTCGCCGTCATGGCCTGGAACCTGCTCACCCTCCAGGACGGGGTGCTGACCGGACTGCGCAGCGCGCCCTGGGTCCCGGTGGGCAACACGGCGTTCTCGGCGGTGAAACTGGCCCTGCTGGTGGGTCTGGCCGCCGCGATCCCGACGACCGGCGTCTTCGTCTCCTGGGTCGCGGCGATCGCCTTCTCCATCGTGCCGCTGGGCTGGCTGGTCTTCCGGCGCCTGGTGCCCCGGCACGTACGGGCCACCGAGGACCACGCCCAGCCGCCGACGGCGAAGGAGCTCGGGCGGTTCCTGGCGGGCGACTACACCGGCTCCCTGTTCTCCCTCGCGGTCGTCTACCTGGTGCCGGTGATCATCGCCGCGCAGGTCAGCTCCGCCGACAACGCGTACTTCTACATCACCACCACGATCGGCGGCACGGTCAACCTGCTCGCCATCAACATGGGCGCCTCGCTGACCGTCGAGGGGTCGCACGACCCGGCCCGGCTGGCCGCCAACACCCGTGCCGCGCTGAAGCGGATGGCCCGCATCATGCTGCCCATCTGCGGGCTGCTGTTCCTGCTGGCCCCGTACATCCTGCGCGTCTTCGGCGAGGGCTACGCCAACGCCGCCACCCCGCTGCTGCGCTGGTTCGCCGTCGGCGCGCTGCTGCGGGTCGTGATGGAGACGTACTTCGCGGTGCTGCGCGCCCAGAGCCGCACCGCCGGACTGGCCTGGCTCCAGGGCCTGTTGTGCGCGCTGGTGCTCGGTCTGACGCTGCTGCTGCTCCCCCGGATGGGGCTGACCGGCGCCGGCGTCGCGGAGATCTCCAGCCTCGCCGTGATCGTCGCGATCGCCGCGCCGAAGCTGTACCGGACTGTCAGGCCCAGGCCCGCCGTGGGCGTCCCCGACGACACGGCACCCGACGGGGACCTCGCCGATCTGGGGGCGCGCGAGGCCCCCGCCCGGACCGCGCCGCACCGAACGCCCGCCTGGGCGCTGGAGTCCGACACCCTCGCCCTGGGAATCCACGCCGACTTCGACCACGTGGAGCGCCGCCCGGACGTACGGCCCGGACCGGGCACGCCGCCCGCCGGCACCCCCGGCCGGCCGCCGGCCGGACCGCACGGGCCGCAGGCCCTGGGGCTGCCCGTCCAGGAGCTGGGACCGGCCGGCGGACCGGAGGTGGACGCCCCGTTCGGCACGGAGGAACGTGCCGTCGTACCGGACGGGACACACACCACCGGCGATTCGGCCGACGTACCGGAGGCGGCCTCCGCGGACCGGTCCGTCGTAGAGGCGGCGGCCCCGGCTGAAGAGGCCTCGGCGGAGGAGACCGGTCTCGCCCGGGGCGGCGGCCCCGGCCTCTCCTGGCGGGAGCGGCTCGTCCCTACCCGGGCCGGTGTCCTGCTCGGCTGCCTGCTGATCACCGCGCTGCTGCTGTACTGGGTGCCCGCGCTGCGCCTGGGCGACTCCGACCTGGACCGGATGGGCGGCCTGGGCCTGATCTCGGTGCTGCCGCTGCCGACCCTGGCCGGCGCGGCGCTGCTGACCGGGGTGTTCGCCGCGCTGCTGTGGCTGCGCCGCGAGCACCGGACGCTGCTGCTGGTCACCCTGGTCGCCACCGTCGTCTCCCTGCACGCGCTGCCCGCGGTGATCGAGAGCGCGCCGCGCTTCGCCACCGCCTGGCAGCACCTCGGTTTCATCGACTTCATCGACCGCACCGGTTCGGCCGTACCGGACCTGGACGCGCGCTGGAGCTGGCCCGGGTTCTTCGCGGTGGCCGCCCTCGTCGCCCGCGCCTGCGGTCTGAACGACTTCACCGAGGTCATCCGCTGGTGGCCGCTGACCGTCCAACTGCTCTACCTGCCCCCCATGTTCCTGCTCACCCGTTCGCTGCGGGCGAGCTGGCGGGCCAGATGGACCGGTGTGTGGATCTTCGTGCTCAGCGGCTGGGTGGGCCAGGACTACTTCTCCCCGCAGGGCTTCACCTATCTGCTGTACCTGGCGTTCGTGGCGATCCTCCTCGTCTGGTTCCGGGCGCCGCGGATGCTGTGGACCACGGCGCGGCCGGGCGAGGCGGAGGTGGAACCGGCCGACCGGCGGCAGCGGGCGGTGCTGCTCCTGGTGGTGATCGGCCTGTTCGCCGCGAGCGTCCCCGCGCACCAGCTCACCCCGTTCGTGATGCTGGGTGTGCTGGCCGTGCTGGTCCTGGTCCGCAGGTCCGAACTGCGCGGCCTGCCCGTGCTGTTCGCGGTGATGGCGGCCTTCTGGCTGGGCTTCATGGCCGAGCCGTACTGGTCGGGGCACTTCGACGAGCTGTTCGGCGGGGTCGGCGGGGTCGGCAGCAATGTCTCGACGTCCGTCTCGGGCCGCATCCAGGGCGGCGACTCGACCCACCAACTGGTGCTGTACGCACGCGTGCTGCTGGCCGGTTCCGTGATGGCAGCCGCCTGCTGGGGCTGGTGGCGGCGGCGCGAGCACAAGTACCGGGAGCGGTCGCTGCTGGTGCTCACCTTCGTGCCGTTCCTCGGCTTCGGCATGCAGTCCTACGGCGGCGAGATGGCGCTGCGGGTCTTCATGTTCGCGCTGCCCGGGGCCGCGCTGCTCGCCGCGCTCGCGCTCTTCCCGCGCACCGGGGCCACCGCGGAGGAAAGGGACAAGGACCGGGTGAGCCTCGCGCCGCTGGCCGCGCTGATGGCGGGCCTGCTGCTGATGGGCGGCTTCCTGGTCGCCCGGTGGGGCAACGAGACCTTCGAGCGGATCCGGCCCGGCGAGGTCGCGGCCATGGACTACGTGTACGCCCACGACCGGCCGACGGTGCGGCTGCTGTGGCTGAGCAACGACCCGGCCACCAACGTCACTCCGGCCATGCCGTGGGGCGCGCGGGACATGGAGCGCGTCGACTACGTGCCCACCCTGGCGCCGGCCGACCCGGTGCTGGTCTCCGGCCTGGTCGAGTCGCTGAAGGACGCGGGGCCCAACGCGTACCTGATGATCAACCGCAGCCAGGTGACGTATCTGCGGATGGACGTGGGCTACTCGGCCGCCTGGGAGTCGCGGCTCGTGCGCAACCTCGACGACCGGCGGGAGCTGAGGAAGGTCCTCGCCAACGACGACGTGACCCTGTACGAGCTGCGCGAGCGGCCCGGCGGTCCCGTGCCCGAGCCGCATCCGGGTCCGATCGGGCCGAAGGTGACGTGGACGCCGTGGTCGGTGGCCGGCGGACTCGCGGCGCTGGCGCTGACGGTGATGCTGACGGCCCGGGAGCTCGTCCGGGTCGCGATGCGGCCCAGTGTGCGCCGGCTGCGGTGGCTCCGGAGCAGCTTCTGGTTCTCGCTGCCGCTCCTTGCGGTGCTGTTCGCCTCGCTGGTGCAGCGGTTCCTGACACTGGGAGGCGGCTGA
- a CDS encoding GNAT family N-acetyltransferase → MTVMIRELCPDAPADLGGFARVRHLAMPYILVTPDSLVHDLTHLHPDAHYRPLVAVADGEVIGTAQVHLSHESTEPGQGNINVYVHPGHTRRGVGTLLVRAAEEHLAKHGAARLHSWVLDEPGNHAFARSHGYRPSRSAYFLRLDLANGTLPPLQDPPPGVELRRGSDYADDPRPLFELDAETTSDEPGDVDFEFTDYEAWLEQTWRHPLLDPELTSVAVVDGRPAAFTAARTDGGTRYSTGMTGTARAFRGRGLAKLAKNDSLHRARAAGYTEAFTGNDTGNAPMIAINEWFGYEVCATEVRHVRELG, encoded by the coding sequence ATGACCGTGATGATCCGGGAGCTGTGCCCCGACGCGCCGGCCGACCTCGGGGGCTTCGCCCGCGTCCGGCACCTCGCGATGCCGTACATACTCGTCACCCCCGACTCGCTCGTCCACGACCTCACCCACCTGCACCCCGACGCCCACTACCGGCCCCTGGTGGCCGTGGCGGACGGCGAGGTGATCGGCACCGCGCAGGTGCACCTGTCCCACGAGAGCACCGAGCCCGGCCAGGGCAACATCAACGTGTACGTGCATCCCGGGCACACCCGCCGCGGCGTCGGCACACTGCTGGTGCGGGCCGCCGAGGAGCACCTGGCGAAGCACGGGGCGGCCCGGCTGCACTCCTGGGTCCTCGACGAGCCGGGCAACCACGCCTTCGCCCGGTCGCACGGCTACCGCCCCAGCCGCTCCGCCTACTTCCTGCGCCTGGACCTGGCGAACGGCACGCTCCCCCCGCTCCAGGACCCGCCCCCGGGCGTGGAACTGCGCCGGGGCTCGGACTACGCCGACGACCCGCGTCCCCTGTTCGAGCTGGACGCGGAGACGACCTCGGACGAACCGGGCGACGTGGACTTCGAGTTCACCGACTACGAGGCCTGGCTGGAGCAGACCTGGCGGCACCCGCTGCTCGATCCGGAGCTGACCTCGGTTGCGGTGGTCGACGGCCGGCCCGCGGCCTTCACCGCGGCCCGTACCGACGGTGGCACCCGCTACAGCACCGGCATGACGGGCACCGCCCGCGCCTTCCGCGGCCGGGGCCTGGCCAAGCTCGCCAAGAACGACTCACTGCACCGCGCCCGCGCCGCCGGGTACACGGAGGCCTTCACGGGCAACGACACCGGCAACGCGCCGATGATCGCGATCAACGAGTGGTTCGGGTACGAGGTCTGCGCGACGGAGGTGCGCCATGTCCGGGAACTCGGCTGA
- a CDS encoding polysaccharide deacetylase family protein has translation MNGRAGVPPVPVLMYHAVSAEPNGATRELSVTPEAFGEQMAVLKDRGFQPVTTARLAGHWRGTGLPPLPANPVLITFDDGYEGVHRYALPTLDHYGFPATLFVSTGWIRGAHDTGGGLDTMLDWDQVRELAAGGVEIGGHSHTHPQLDQLDDDTLWSELIRCKEIVATELGSVPASFAYPYGYSSHRVRTLVRAAGFTQALAVGNDLARRRQGPYALRRLTVRRSTTTEEFERIVQGRAITRNFARDRALTKGYAMVRRARQVRRKAIRTRV, from the coding sequence ATGAACGGCCGTGCCGGCGTGCCCCCCGTGCCCGTGCTCATGTACCACGCGGTCTCGGCGGAGCCCAACGGGGCCACCCGGGAACTGTCCGTGACGCCGGAGGCGTTCGGGGAGCAGATGGCCGTGCTCAAGGACCGCGGCTTCCAGCCGGTCACCACGGCCCGGCTGGCAGGGCACTGGCGTGGCACCGGCCTGCCCCCGCTGCCCGCGAACCCCGTCCTGATCACCTTCGACGACGGCTACGAGGGCGTGCACCGCTACGCCCTGCCGACGCTGGACCACTACGGCTTCCCCGCCACGCTCTTCGTCTCCACCGGCTGGATCCGCGGCGCCCACGACACCGGAGGCGGCCTGGACACCATGCTCGACTGGGACCAGGTGCGCGAACTCGCCGCCGGCGGGGTCGAGATCGGCGGGCACAGCCACACCCATCCGCAGCTCGACCAGCTCGACGACGACACCCTGTGGTCGGAGCTGATCCGCTGCAAGGAGATCGTCGCCACCGAACTCGGCTCCGTGCCGGCCTCGTTCGCCTACCCCTACGGCTACTCCAGCCACCGGGTGCGGACCCTGGTGCGGGCCGCCGGCTTCACCCAGGCCCTCGCCGTCGGCAACGACCTCGCCCGCCGGCGTCAGGGCCCGTACGCCCTGCGGCGGCTCACCGTGCGCCGCAGCACGACCACCGAGGAGTTCGAGCGGATCGTCCAGGGCCGCGCGATCACCCGCAACTTCGCCAGGGACCGCGCCCTCACCAAGGGCTACGCCATGGTCCGCAGAGCCCGACAGGTCCGCCGGAAGGCCATCCGTACCCGTGTCTGA
- a CDS encoding GntR family transcriptional regulator, with the protein MTLKIHIEDGAPPYEQVRAQISEQARSGVLPVGYRLPTVRGLAESLGLAANTVAKAYRALEADGVIETRGRNGTFVAAADSAAAREAAAAAQAYAERVRRLGLTEDDALAAVRDAMRSAYGER; encoded by the coding sequence GTGACCTTGAAGATCCACATCGAGGACGGGGCGCCTCCCTACGAGCAGGTGCGGGCGCAGATCTCCGAGCAGGCGCGGTCGGGGGTGCTGCCGGTGGGCTACCGGCTGCCCACGGTGCGCGGGCTGGCCGAGTCGCTCGGGCTCGCGGCGAACACGGTCGCCAAGGCCTACCGGGCGCTGGAGGCGGACGGCGTGATCGAGACGCGGGGGCGCAACGGCACGTTCGTCGCCGCCGCGGACTCGGCGGCGGCGCGGGAGGCCGCGGCCGCCGCCCAGGCGTACGCCGAACGGGTGCGGCGGCTCGGGCTCACCGAGGACGACGCGCTCGCCGCCGTGCGGGACGCCATGCGATCGGCCTACGGGGAGCGGTAG
- a CDS encoding DUF402 domain-containing protein: MSGNSAEPRGRPQAPAEVDVVLVKGGRVKIRYRGVLVSDDGTRVTVRAGWAGEGVRDFGFVRFEPGDVFTEHYWRDRWYSVKEVRAAGGALKGWYCDVTRPATRSGTDLVVEDLDLDLWRSADGTDIRRLDEDEFEASGLARSDPGAAAAALAALDELEGLAREGGFESLLA, from the coding sequence ATGTCCGGGAACTCGGCTGAGCCCCGCGGCCGCCCGCAGGCACCGGCCGAGGTGGACGTCGTCCTCGTCAAGGGTGGCCGCGTCAAGATCCGCTACCGGGGTGTCCTCGTGTCCGACGACGGCACGCGCGTCACCGTCCGGGCCGGGTGGGCGGGCGAGGGCGTCCGCGACTTCGGCTTCGTGCGCTTCGAGCCGGGCGACGTCTTCACCGAGCACTACTGGCGCGACCGCTGGTACTCCGTGAAGGAGGTCCGTGCCGCCGGGGGCGCGCTGAAGGGCTGGTACTGCGACGTCACCCGACCCGCCACCCGCTCCGGCACGGACCTCGTCGTCGAGGACCTCGACCTGGACCTGTGGCGCTCCGCCGACGGCACGGACATACGGCGACTGGACGAGGACGAGTTCGAGGCGAGCGGTCTGGCGCGCTCCGACCCCGGGGCCGCGGCCGCCGCCCTGGCCGCCCTCGACGAACTGGAGGGTCTGGCCCGCGAGGGCGGCTTCGAGTCGCTGCTGGCCTGA
- a CDS encoding DUF5925 domain-containing protein: MSANPHDALPIRLTVDDSDSPSDVVDALFLGRFATGEQPYSHAVNIDRVRTGATLLPEDARVLRAARDDDRSATLAEGEGWTLLISRWNRGADVTVTATSAELAAKKLEEATDGAADEPEPQPENVTMGFWYVSPRRGPHRTTRQISAGTWDDVRANYTAPVADAMDRLMKTTPEDIAGRLLLLHGPPGTGKTSALRTLARSWRDWCQVDCVLDPERLFSDVGYLMDIAIGEEDTAGKGRWRLLLLEDCDELIRGEAKHTAGQALSRLLNLTDGLLGQGRNVLVGVTTNEDLERLHPAVVRPGRCLARIEVGRLTRREAVSWLGTEEGVGRDGATLAELYALRRGTSPTALPEPREGADAGLYL; encoded by the coding sequence ATGTCCGCGAACCCACACGACGCTCTGCCGATCCGGCTCACCGTCGACGACTCCGACTCGCCGTCCGACGTCGTCGACGCGCTGTTCCTCGGCCGCTTCGCGACGGGCGAGCAGCCGTACTCGCACGCGGTGAACATCGACCGCGTGCGTACCGGCGCCACCCTGCTGCCCGAGGACGCCCGGGTGCTGCGCGCGGCCCGCGACGACGACCGCAGCGCGACCCTCGCCGAGGGCGAGGGCTGGACGCTGCTGATCTCCCGGTGGAACCGGGGCGCCGACGTCACGGTCACCGCGACCAGCGCCGAGCTGGCCGCGAAGAAGCTGGAGGAGGCGACGGACGGCGCCGCGGACGAGCCGGAGCCGCAGCCGGAGAACGTGACGATGGGCTTCTGGTACGTCTCGCCCCGGCGCGGTCCACACCGCACCACCCGGCAGATCTCGGCGGGCACCTGGGACGACGTCCGGGCGAACTACACCGCCCCGGTCGCGGACGCCATGGACCGGCTGATGAAGACGACCCCCGAGGACATCGCGGGCCGGCTGCTCCTGCTGCACGGCCCGCCCGGCACGGGCAAGACCTCGGCGCTGCGGACCCTGGCCAGGTCCTGGCGCGACTGGTGCCAGGTGGACTGCGTCCTGGACCCGGAGCGGCTGTTCAGCGACGTCGGCTACCTCATGGACATCGCCATCGGCGAGGAGGACACGGCGGGCAAGGGACGCTGGCGGCTGCTCCTGCTGGAGGACTGCGACGAGCTGATCCGCGGCGAGGCCAAGCACACGGCGGGCCAGGCGCTGTCCCGGCTGCTGAACCTCACCGACGGCCTGCTCGGCCAGGGGCGCAACGTGCTGGTGGGGGTGACGACCAACGAGGACCTGGAGCGCCTGCACCCGGCCGTGGTCCGTCCGGGCCGGTGCCTGGCCCGCATCGAGGTGGGCCGGCTGACCCGCCGGGAGGCGGTGAGCTGGCTGGGCACCGAGGAAGGGGTGGGCCGCGACGGAGCGACCCTCGCCGAGCTGTACGCGCTGCGGCGGGGCACGTCACCGACGGCACTGCCGGAGCCGCGCGAGGGGGCCGACGCGGGTCTGTACCTGTGA
- a CDS encoding GH39 family glycosyl hydrolase, which yields MTRHGGNMGAGRWRLTALLGVGATAVALLVALISTLPGGASTEGTTRDGDRVHGTPATPRNADVPDVGWGFTHTQFSADEGDAAATGRVEALLSKDGGLPQNQAIMGWGADNPEPVKGRYDFEALDRRIDFVRASGGTPVITLCCAPDWMKGGRAGADNTDWSQKALETAPDRDHYKDYAALAATVARRYPDVRHFIVWNEFKGFWNNAEGRWDYEGYTDLYNLVHKALKQVDPEIMVGGPYLVMDSVDPRHQDASTVLRGPWGAMDQRVLDAFAYWNRHKAGADFVVVDGSSYTKDDDLLPDEFHATDKLTDVGRWVRRQTGGLPLWWAEYYVEPADRNDDRKEWSEPHRVAVQAAGLIAMAKGGASTGFYWNPENRTGDCPGCLWTPTGSSGGGRALPMHDLVSRFGRAFPPGTGYRTVSVAPDDVPNVRVLADDRTVLVVNTLNRTISAQVDGRRFDLKAYEVKWLRR from the coding sequence ATGACACGTCATGGGGGGAATATGGGGGCGGGGCGGTGGCGGCTCACCGCGCTGCTCGGCGTGGGAGCGACGGCGGTGGCCCTGCTCGTGGCCCTGATCAGCACGCTGCCAGGTGGCGCGAGCACCGAGGGCACCACACGCGACGGCGACAGGGTGCACGGCACACCGGCCACCCCGCGCAACGCGGACGTGCCGGACGTCGGCTGGGGCTTCACCCACACCCAGTTCAGCGCAGACGAGGGCGACGCGGCCGCGACCGGCCGGGTCGAGGCGCTGCTGTCGAAGGACGGCGGCCTCCCGCAGAACCAGGCGATCATGGGCTGGGGCGCCGACAACCCCGAGCCGGTCAAGGGGCGTTACGACTTCGAGGCGCTGGACCGGCGGATCGACTTCGTCCGCGCCTCGGGCGGGACCCCGGTGATCACGCTGTGCTGTGCACCCGACTGGATGAAGGGCGGCCGGGCCGGCGCGGACAACACCGACTGGAGCCAGAAGGCCCTGGAGACCGCCCCCGACCGCGACCACTACAAGGACTACGCGGCCCTCGCCGCGACCGTCGCCAGGCGCTACCCGGACGTACGCCACTTCATCGTCTGGAACGAGTTCAAGGGTTTCTGGAACAACGCCGAGGGCCGCTGGGACTACGAGGGCTACACCGACCTCTACAACCTGGTCCACAAGGCGCTCAAGCAGGTCGACCCCGAGATCATGGTGGGCGGACCGTACCTGGTCATGGACAGCGTCGACCCACGGCACCAGGACGCCTCCACCGTCCTGCGCGGACCTTGGGGAGCCATGGACCAGCGGGTCCTGGACGCCTTCGCCTACTGGAACCGGCACAAGGCGGGCGCCGACTTCGTCGTCGTGGACGGCTCCAGCTACACCAAGGACGACGACCTGCTGCCCGACGAGTTCCACGCCACCGACAAGCTCACGGACGTCGGCCGCTGGGTACGGCGGCAGACGGGCGGACTGCCGCTGTGGTGGGCCGAGTACTACGTCGAGCCCGCCGACCGCAACGACGACCGCAAGGAGTGGTCCGAGCCGCACCGCGTCGCCGTACAGGCCGCCGGCCTGATCGCCATGGCCAAGGGCGGTGCCTCCACCGGCTTCTACTGGAACCCGGAGAACCGCACGGGCGACTGCCCCGGCTGCCTGTGGACCCCGACCGGCTCCTCCGGCGGCGGCCGGGCGCTGCCCATGCACGACCTGGTCTCCCGCTTCGGCCGGGCGTTCCCGCCGGGCACCGGGTACAGGACGGTGTCCGTCGCCCCGGACGACGTGCCCAACGTGCGCGTCCTGGCCGACGACCGGACGGTCCTGGTGGTCAACACCCTGAACCGCACGATCAGCGCGCAGGTCGACGGCAGGCGCTTCGACCTGAAGGCGTACGAGGTGAAGTGGCTGCGGCGGTAG
- a CDS encoding DUF72 domain-containing protein — MTLFVGTSGWQYKDWRGVLYPPGCPARLWLEEYAAAFATLEVNNAFYRLPARETFENWRERVPADFLVAVKASRFLTHIKRLKDPEEPVHRLMTHAAGLGDRLGPVLLQLPPTLRADPGLLDACLACFPSGTRVAVEPRHDSWWTPRVREVLRARGAALCWADAYARPVTPLWRTAGWGYVRFHVGRARAWPHYGRRSLETWVDRIATTWPGERDVYAYFNNDPTGAAVQDAVVFARAGRSAGLAVTRTPALTGDRQKVPPGL, encoded by the coding sequence ATGACCCTGTTCGTCGGGACGTCGGGCTGGCAGTACAAGGACTGGCGGGGCGTGCTGTACCCACCGGGGTGCCCCGCGCGGCTGTGGCTGGAGGAGTACGCCGCCGCCTTCGCCACCCTGGAGGTCAACAACGCCTTCTACCGGCTGCCCGCGCGGGAGACCTTCGAGAACTGGCGGGAGCGGGTCCCGGCGGACTTCCTGGTCGCGGTGAAGGCGAGCCGGTTCCTCACCCACATCAAGCGGCTGAAGGACCCCGAGGAGCCGGTGCACCGCCTGATGACGCACGCGGCGGGCCTCGGCGACCGGCTGGGCCCGGTGCTGCTCCAGCTCCCGCCGACCCTGCGCGCGGATCCGGGGCTGCTCGACGCCTGCCTGGCGTGCTTCCCGTCCGGCACCCGGGTCGCGGTCGAGCCGCGCCACGATTCGTGGTGGACACCGCGGGTGCGCGAGGTCCTGCGGGCCCGGGGCGCCGCCCTGTGCTGGGCCGACGCCTACGCCCGCCCGGTCACGCCGCTGTGGCGGACGGCCGGCTGGGGGTACGTCCGCTTCCACGTGGGCCGCGCCCGGGCCTGGCCGCACTACGGCCGGCGGTCGCTGGAGACATGGGTCGACCGGATCGCCACCACCTGGCCGGGCGAGCGGGACGTGTACGCCTACTTCAACAACGACCCGACGGGGGCGGCGGTCCAGGACGCGGTGGTGTTCGCGCGGGCGGGCAGGAGCGCGGGGCTGGCGGTGACCCGCACCCCGGCGCTCACCGGTGACCGGCAGAAGGTCCCGCCGGGCCTGTGA
- a CDS encoding glycosyltransferase family 2 protein produces MSGLGISVVICVYTEDRWEDILAAVSSVRAQSRPALEILLVVDHNPALLARLAEEYAEDLGGGEVRVLANAGPRGLSAGRNTGIAASRGEVVAFLDDDAVAERDWLRHFAEGYADPRVMAVGGRTVPVWASGRRPAWFPEEFDWVVGCTYRGLPPGRVRVRNVLGGNASFRRTAFDAAGGFATGIGRDGDKRPLGCEETELCIRLTRARPDAVLLIDDRAVIHHRVPEAREHFRYFRTRVYAEGLSKALVARSVGAAKGLESERRYTTRVLPAGLARGLRDALLARPGAAGRAGAIVAGVLTAASGYAVGTARARRTGTTFSVSWIEGAAQTPPGGRTAQAPPGGTAGRNEEGSSV; encoded by the coding sequence TTGAGCGGTCTCGGCATCTCCGTCGTGATCTGCGTCTACACCGAGGACCGCTGGGAGGACATCCTCGCGGCGGTCTCCTCGGTGCGGGCGCAGTCCCGGCCGGCCCTGGAGATCCTCCTGGTGGTGGACCACAACCCGGCACTGCTGGCGAGGCTGGCCGAGGAGTACGCGGAGGACCTGGGCGGCGGCGAGGTGCGGGTGCTCGCCAACGCCGGTCCGCGCGGCCTGTCCGCCGGCCGCAACACGGGTATCGCCGCCTCCCGCGGCGAGGTCGTCGCCTTCCTCGACGACGACGCCGTGGCCGAGCGGGACTGGCTGCGGCACTTCGCCGAGGGGTACGCGGACCCGCGCGTGATGGCGGTCGGCGGCCGGACGGTCCCGGTCTGGGCGTCGGGCCGCCGACCGGCCTGGTTCCCCGAGGAGTTCGACTGGGTGGTGGGCTGCACCTACCGCGGCCTGCCGCCGGGCCGGGTCCGGGTGCGCAACGTGCTCGGCGGCAACGCCTCCTTCCGGCGTACGGCGTTCGACGCGGCGGGCGGCTTCGCCACGGGTATCGGCCGCGACGGCGACAAGCGGCCCCTGGGCTGCGAGGAGACGGAGCTGTGCATCCGGCTCACCCGGGCCCGGCCCGACGCGGTCCTCCTGATCGACGACCGGGCGGTCATCCACCACCGGGTGCCCGAGGCACGCGAGCACTTCCGCTACTTCCGCACCCGCGTCTACGCCGAGGGCCTGTCGAAGGCACTGGTCGCGCGGAGCGTCGGCGCGGCCAAGGGCCTCGAGTCCGAGCGCCGCTACACCACCCGGGTGCTGCCCGCCGGTCTGGCCCGCGGGCTGCGGGACGCCCTGCTGGCCCGCCCTGGCGCCGCGGGCCGCGCCGGCGCGATCGTCGCCGGCGTACTCACCGCCGCGAGCGGCTACGCCGTCGGCACCGCCAGAGCCCGGCGGACCGGCACGACGTTCTCGGTGTCCTGGATCGAAGGGGCCGCACAGACCCCGCCCGGCGGAAGGACCGCGCAGGCCCCGCCCGGCGGGACGGCCGGGCGGAACGAGGAGGGATCTTCCGTATGA